In Myotis daubentonii chromosome 10, mMyoDau2.1, whole genome shotgun sequence, one genomic interval encodes:
- the ZNF467 gene encoding zinc finger protein 467 isoform X4, with protein MIRKVKVEEEDQEVEDRVEWPQHLSLLPGPFPTPDLGPLATAYKLEPGIPGALGGLSLAGWTPDSEKPYGCAECERRFRDQLTLRLHQRLHRGEGPSACPDCGRSFTQRAHMLLHQRSHRGERPFPCSECDKRFSKKAHLTRHLRTHTGERPYPCTECGKCFSQKIHLGSHQKTHTGERPFPCTECEKRFRKKTHLIRHQRIHTGERPYQCAQCSRSFTHKQHLARHQRVHEAACRAPPSSDVPAPPGSPAQTLTPSPPGPKPFVCSDCGLSFGWKKNLATHQRLHGSEGRPFGCDECALGGATEPLACGDRCTQAPQGAPASERSFSCPDCGRGFAHGQHLARHLRVHTGERPFACAQCGRRFGSRPNLVAHSRAHSGARPFACGQCGRRFSRKSHLGRHQAVHTGSRPHACTVCARSFSSKTNLVRHQAIHTGSRPFSCPQCSKSFSRKTHLVRHQRIHGEAAHLASDADLPAPAWPTPTEVAAPPLFF; from the coding sequence ATGATTCGGAAGGtgaaggtggaggaagaggaTCAGGAGGTAGAAGACAGAGTCGAATGGCCCCAGCACCTGTCATTACTGCCCGGCCCCTTTCCCACACCTGACCTGGGGCCTCTGGCCACCGCCTATAAGCTGGAGCCGGGGATCCCAGGGGCCCTGGGCGGGCTCTCGCTGGCCGGGTGGACTCCTGACTCAGAGAAGCCCTATGGCTGCGCCGAGTGCGAGCGGCGGTTCAGGGACCAGCTGACCTTGCGGCTGCATCAGAGGCTGCACCGCGGCGAGGGCCCGTCCGCTTGTCCCGACTGCGGCCGCAGCTTCACGCAGCGCGCGCACATGCTGCTGCACCAGCGCAGCCACCGGGGCGAGCGGCCGTTCCCGTGCTCCGAGTGCGACAAGCGCTTCAGCAAGAAGGCCCACCTGACCCGCCACCTGCGCACGCACACGGGCGAGCGGCCCTACCCGTGCACCGAGTGCGGCAAGTGCTTCAGCCAGAAGATACACCTGGGCTCGCACCAGAAGACGCACACGGGCGAGCGGCCCTTCCCCTGCACCGAGTGCGAGAAGCGCTTTCGCAAAAAGACGCACTTGATCCGCCACCAGCGCATCCACACGGGCGAAAGGCCCTACCAGTGCGCGCAGTGCTCACGCAGCTTCACGCACAAGCAGCACTTGGCGCGGCACCAAAGGGTGCACGAGGCGGCCTGCCGCGCCCCGCCGTCTTCCGATGTGCCCGCCCCTCCGGGTTCTCCTGCCCAGACCCTGACCCCATCCCCTCCGGGACCTAAGCCTTTCGTCTGCTCTGATTGTGGACTGAGCTTCGGCTGGAAGAAGAACCTCGCCACGCACCAGCGTCTGCACGGCAGCGAGGGGCGCCCCTTTGGATGTGACGAGTGCGCACTGGGCGGTGCCACCGAAcccctggcctgcggggatcgctGCACACAGGCGCCCCAGGGCGCTCCCGCCAGCGAGCGGTCCTTTTCCTGCCCAGACTGTGGACGCGGCTTTGCCCACGGGCAGCACCTAGCGCGGCATCTGAGGGTTCACACGGGCGAACGACCCTTCGCCTGCGCGCAGTGTGGCCGTCGCTTCGGCTCGCGGCCAAATCTGGTCGCCCATTCTAGGGCCCATAGCGGCGCCAGGCCTTTCGCCTGTGGGCAGTGCGGCCGCCGCTTCAGCCGCAAGTCCCACTTGGGCCGCCACCAAGCGGTGCACACGGGCAGTCGGCCCCACGCCTGTACCGTCTGCGCCCGTAGCTTCAGCTCCAAAACCAACCTGGTCCGCCATCAAGCCATCCACACGGGCTCTCGCCCCTTCTCCTGCCCGCAGTGCAGCAAGAGCTTCAGCCGCAAGACTCACCTAGTGCGGCACCAGCGCATCCACGGCGAAGCGGCCCACCTGGCCTCCGACGCTGACCTCCcggccccagcctggcccactCCCACGGAGGTGGCAGCGCCCCCACTCTTCTTCTGA